In Salmo salar chromosome ssa14, Ssal_v3.1, whole genome shotgun sequence, the sequence CTCCCATTTCTCCCTTCTCCAAATTTTCCCTCTTCTCCCGGATTGGCTCTGGTTtgctcctcggctccgccgactgctccatgtgccccccccaaaaaaatgtatttgggtTTCTGTAGCCTCCCGTGCCTCCCTGGCAGGCTTCTATATCTGTCTATTacttggccccaagtccagtttacCCTCTCTAGCCTCTCGTTCAGAGACCAGgtatccatctcctcccgagcacgctgcttgatccggTTGTGGTGGGCAGTTCTGTAACagctgtcgtatagaggggaccaaagcgcagcgtgttgagtgctcattatgatattcattaactcaaaaacactaaagacaaaataacaaacggcAAACGATCAgaatacagttctgtcaggtacagagactaaatagaaaataactgcccacaaacacaggtggaaaaaaaccctacttaaatatgatctccaattagagacaacgaggatcagctgcctctaatcggagatcatcccaaaaaacaacatagaaatagaaacctagaatttaaacatagaaatagaaaaccacccaaaacaccccctgtcacgccctgacctactctactatagaaaatgacatcttacaagggtcaggtcGTGACAAATGTATATATTAATTTTAATATGACTTGTTTAAATCTTCATAAGAAGTATGCACTCTGCAAAACACATACAGGCAAATAGGGAATATAATCCGTCACCTAAAAAACAGGTTAAACAAAACAGGAAACCATGGGGCTGGCCAGATTGACAGGTAAAAATACCAGAGATCCAAATGTCAATCGAATGTTGTATTCAGGTCTTGCCATGTTTTAAAGGCTACAGGATTTACTTATCTTATTACTTTTAAAAGTGAAAATGAAAAAGATACAAATTGATTGCAGATACTGCTCATCATCAACTCTGGTATCTGAACAAAAATAGTCTCTCAATCCTTCATCCTACAGGACAAGTTACACATAAACTGGACACGGTATGAGACAATTCACATACCCGCAGCTATCAATGTTCATTACGTCTTTCTGTTTCGCTCCATCCCTCATCTATAATTGCCTCTCTTAGACGTGAAATCCTATCTCTTTCTCAGTCGCACCGTTTTCCCACCCTATTGCTCTTTCACTACGTATTTCCCTCTGTCCTTTCTCatccccttttctctctgtcctttccctctgttctcctctccctcctgctgACTGTCCCCCTATAAGGGAAAAACCAAGAAGCCGGAGAAGGTGGAATACTTCCAGCCGCCCATCAGGTTTCCCCTCTCCAGTTTGAGGTAGGTCTTGTCTCCCCTCTCCATGATCACCAGGCCTGCATTGGTGGCTGCCTCCCGCGTCACATCCTGGTCCCCAGCGAAGGCTGAGATCATTGGCCACCCATTCACAATCAGACTAACCTGGGGAAGAAAAATCACAGTCTCAATGCCAAATAACTAACCGTATGTGAGACATGTGTGGATGCTACatatgtatgtgtggtgtgtatcTCACTTGTTATAGGCCTTCACAACATGGAAGTTGAAGATGTAGACTCCCCTTCTGGGGGCTAGGAAGACACTGCTCTCCTGGTCAAAGTGATTGCCCACATTCACCAGGATCTGAGGtaagaagagaaagggagagaattaATAAAGGAGAATAAGAGAGATGGGGAGTGGTGGTATAGaaatcaccctgaagaaggcacagtgatgccgaaacgttggtgatttacccaataatttactgggagtttataaactcagcaaaaaaagaaacgtcctttcactgtcaactgcatttattttcagaaaacttaacatgtgtaaatatttgtatgaacataacaagattcaacaactcagacttaaactgaacaagttccacagacatgtgactaacggaaatggaataatgtgtcgcagaacaaaggggggtcaaaatcaaaagtaacagtcagtatctggtgtggccaccagctgcattaagtactgcagtgtatctcctcctcatggactgcaccagatttgccagttcttgctgtgagatgttaccccactcttccaccaaggcacctgcaagttcccggacatttctagggggaatggccctagccctcaccctccgatccaacaggtctcagacgtgctcaatgggattgagatccgggctcttccctggccatggcagaacactgacattcctgtcttgaagAAAAtcccgcacagaacgagcagtatggctggtggcattgtcatgctggagggtcatgtcaggatgagcctgcagaaagggtaccacatgagggaggaggatgtcttccctgtaacgcacagtgttgagattgcctgcaatgacaacaagctccgtccgatgatgctgtgacacaccgccccagaccatgtcggaccctccacctccaaatcgatcccgctccagagtacaggcctcggtgtaacgctcattccttcgacgataaacgcaaacctgaccatcacccctggtgagacaaaaccgtgactcgtcagtgaagagcactttttgccagtcttgtatggtccagcgacggtgggtttgtgcccataggcgacattgttgccagtgatgtctggtgaggacctgccttacaacaagccaacaagccctcagtccagcttctctcagcctattgcggactgtctgagcactgatggagggattgtgcgttcctggtgtaactcgggcagttgtttgttgccatcctgtacctgtcccgcaggtgtgatattcggatgtaccaatcctgtgcaggtgttgttacacgtgctctgccactgtgaggatgatcagctgtccgtcctgtctccctgtagcgctatcttaggcgtctcacagtacggacattgcaatttatttccctggccacatctgcagtcctcatgcctccttgcagcatgcctaaggcacgttcacgcagatgagcagggaccctgggtctgtagaaaggtctctttagtgtcctaagttttcataactgtgaccttaattgcctaactgttagtgtcttaacgaccgttccacaggtgcatgttcattcattgttcattcattgtttatggttcattgaacaaacatgagaaacagtgtttaaaccctttacaatgaagatctgtgaagttatttggatttttacaaattatttttgaaagacagggtcctgaaaaagagacgCTTCTTTTTTCCTGAGTTTATATAGAGTGTGCTACTCTCTTTATTTTATAGCTTATAGTTTATTcgaccgttagtcagcacctctacatacAATAATTTTATCTGGGTGTGTGCCAGCTCATGCTTTTTGTAAGGTACATTAATCAATCATTCATCAATGATCAATCAAAGAGAAATCAATCAACAACCAAAGAGAATTCATCAGAATCAGGAGGCATGAGTCAACTTCACCTGCTGATGTGATACTTCATATGGTCAATGTTTCTTTGCATTTGTTCACCTGGTCGAAGTAGTTGATCATGGTGCAGTTGCTCATGTCTGTGGGCTCATGGTTGGTCTGGCGGATGGCAGAGAAGGCCACCCGGCCCGTGCCTGAGTGTACTGACATGCCCAGCGGATTTCCCGCTGGCTCAGAGTTGGGAGTGGAGTCACAGATCACCAAACACTTCCCTTCCAGGACGATAGGCTCTGTGTCATTCTGGGCCTGGGCCCCTAGAGGCCCCCATAGGAGCAGCAGCACTAGGAGCACTAGCAGCACTGTGGGCTCGAAGTTGGAAGGATGAACCAGCCTGGGATACATGCTTTTAATTGGCAATGTTTTGAATGTAAATCTGTGATTGATTCAATTATGGAGGAATGTTACTTAGAGACATAGATACACATGCTCAAGCAAAAGAGGTGTACGGCTTTTAAATCAATAGATATTCTGTCCTTTGCTTACTCAAGCCCtaaatgttgttgatgttgtgtcTGATTTTCATCAGGATCATTAGGGTCCTCAATTGGTTGAACTTGGTCGAACACCCTGATCTAAGACAGCAGTCTCTTATCCCACCTAGTGTAGACCCTATGTAGGAATTCTCCCAGTAATAAAAACAGGTGAGTCAACAGGTAGGACTGACAACCAGGAGGTTTTGGGGTTATTAGTGTTCAGCAGCAGGGGCCAAATTCAGAACACATACAGTCGCTTCCTCTATCTCCCCCCACACTATCTGTCtgtccttcccttcctctctctctctcactcactctgttcTCACAGATGTGTCTCCTGTGGATTCTGTGCTTGTTTGCAACTGCGGCAGTAGGGGGCAGGATGGCAAGGACAAATAGACATTTGGGTGTGTTCCAATCTACTTCCTCATTGCacaagacctgagagagagaatgaaaaagggagggagggagggagggataaattGAGAAAGGTAAAGAAAGGGCACCTGTGAGGAATCTTGGCATTGGCTACCAGAAAAGCttatgaagaggaggatgaagaggagaatATTGTTAGTGGGGGAGCAGGGGAGGATGTACAATCCATGAGGtagtgagaaagaaagagggagtggGGGAGCAACTCCACTGAGACCATCTTTCACGTGCTATCTCCCTCCTGACGTTCAACatgcccctctcctcctctcacccaccATGTTATCACTTagtgtctctgtccttctcttttATTTACTCACTTAATTCCTCAGGTGTTTATCTTTTCACAACTAAATATATGGTTACTGTATATCACACAGGGAAGATGGCACTTCATCCAGTATTGATAGTATACATACAGGTAAATGcccaaataaaggaaacacttgagtaaatgaggaattcaaagtatattgaaagcaggtgcttccacacaggtgtggaattaacatcccatcatgcttagggtcatgtataaaaatgctggacaGGCCcacttgcccattattttggctaccatggctagaagagatttcaagtgactttgaaagaggggtgaTTGTTGGTGCACGTTTGGCAGTGGCTTTAGTGACGAAGACTGCTTAACTTGCTGATGTTTCACAATATGCCTTGGCCGTCTCAGTTACACAATCTTATGGGAGATTCTTAcaggagattctggagtggcccCTGAgctttttccaccaccatcaacaaaacaccaaattatggaatgtCTTGTGGAATAATGGTATCGCATCCCTCCAACACTTGTAGAATCTTtgccaaggcacattgaagctgtttTGGCAACACATCGTAGCCCAACGCCCTATTTTAAGACACTaaattggtgtttcctttattttggcagttacctgtagaacAACATTTTAGACTTTATACTCTGTTTATGTGAATCCCTTTCCTAAAATAATCTCTCTACATTTCTTAAATTCAAGTGTAAAAAGACACTGACACATCTCTGATGATCACACTCTCTTTGACTTTAGTGATTAACCTGTTATAAACAACCTTTTAAACTATGACATTAGTGATTAACCCGGTTATAAACAACCTTACACTCGCTCTTCAAACACCCACGCACTCCCTCACACAGACCCAACACGGTTTGTTTTATAGAGTTGGTCCCCAATATTCAATAAATAGTCGGAAGATGAACAGTCTTCCTGAATGATCTGAGATTTTAAACACAAGTAATGTAGGGATTTGCAAAACTAGGCATTTATTCACCGAGTACTGTAATACAATCCCGGAGTCTAGGTttatattaataaaaaaaaagagaTGAGGATATCACCTGTTTCAGTTTGAAAGGTGTCCTCCTTGCTTTCCATATCAGTTGAAGTCAGTCATTTGTCCTTAGAGATGGAGTGATAGCAACACATTCTTCgtaacctctctcttctctgttctcccATTCTACATTATCAGACACCTCCCTTTGAAACAGGCATCTAAATGGCCATGCCAGAGGACCCACTACGCGCTCTCGCACTCACTCGTTTTTTCTCAAACAATGAAAAGTGCCAGTGAAAGTATTGCATCTGAGATGTTTCAATATTGAAGGTTATTTTGTTGAAGGTCATACCTTGACCATCTTCAAGTGAATACTTTTCAATATAATAGCCTACGTAaacggagtgtacaaaacattaggaacacatgctcttttcatgacataaCCTTCCCTTAGATTCACCTGCTCAGTCTATGATCCATTATTGctgtcacttcaatcagtgtagacgaaagggaggagacgggataaagaaggatttgtaaggatttgtaagccttgagacaattgagacatggattgtgtgtgtgccattcaaagtGTGAATCGGcaatacaaaatatttaagtgcctttgaacagggtatggtagtaggtgccaggcgcaccggtttctgtgtcaagaactgtagccctgctgggtttttcaccctgctgggtttttcacactgctgggtttttcagtttcctgtgtgtataaaaaaaatggtccaccacccaaaggacatccagccaacatgacacaactgtgggaagcataggagtcaacatgggccagcatccctgtggaatgcttttgacaccttgtagagtccatgcccgacaaattgaggctgttctaagggcaaaagggggtgaaactcaatattaggaaggtgttcatgatgttttgtacactcagtgtaatttAACTTTTGTGAAAACTTCTAATGCCTGATGATTTTGTAATCTATATTACAATATGGTTCAGTCCACATACCTTCCCCCTTTTCTTAACAACATCATGTATGGTATTTAGCTTGGTACATGGGTGCCACATAGAGCCCATATTGATTATTGTATGCATAAAATAATTGTCTAAACAAACTCATGAAAGGGAGTTTCTCATCGCTGTTACATCACAATAATCTAGAACTATCAACTGAATGTGTACTTTTCTAATTCTTTCAGAATATTGTCCTGTAGTTTGGATGTATTTGATCAAAAAACCCTCTGCCTTGGGTCCAAGTTACTTGGGTCTTTCAAATTCCCCTAAACTGTGACAAAAGTAGGACATACACATCCATTCCTTACTGATTCAAAGTCATAGTTCACAGTATTTCAAGTCCAGAGTGCTGTAAGAATGTAGTCTTACAATTATTCATGCTCACACAAGCTCTTTTGTTCATAGTCCAATCCCTCATGAGATCCTGGGAGATGTTCCAGAAGGAAACCTCCCACAAAGTCTCCATCCCTGAGGCCCACCCCGAAGGTGTCCCAGCTATAGAAATATAATTTTTATTCTCTGGTCCCTATGATCCCTCACACCCTCACTATAGAGATTCTGCTGTGGAGCTCAGCCTTGTAGAGGCCAAAACCTAGACACACAGGCTGGTTGAAGGAGGTGCTGAAGGTGTGCAAGTGGGTCAGGGTGTTGGAAGGCCCCACCTCTGAGAAGGTGATTGTGCCTACGCCATAATCCAGGGCCACACCCACACGGTTGCCTGACATCCGGCTGGAAAGGCGGGTCTTCCTGCGGTTGTGCCAGGCAGCCAGCTTCCTGTCGTGCTGCTGCGTCAGGCTCCAAGACATCTGCAAATCAAAACCTCATCCATCATCTAgcagtcattagaaaaaccaaCCAATCCCTCTTGTGATGTCAGTTGTATTTAAATAGACCAATTAAATTCCTCGATCAGTTAACAAAGAAATTCCAAAAGGCTTGGCTTCCACCATCAAATAAACTAATATCTAATACTACTCTTATTACCACAACTGTTCCTATTATTAAAGACCATATGTAGAAGAAGGGTGATGATAATGTACCTTGTTATTTCCAAAGGCAGTGCCCTCCTTCCCTTTTCGCCCGATGCTCCGGTAGGACACCGCAATGTCCCAGAAGCCCTCTgcctccacctcccagtaatggGTTCCTGAGGAGAAGGTCTGGACGGTCAGGACTTGAGCCCAGTGGTCAAAGCGGTCAGGGTGAGTGGCACATGGAAGGCGCTGTTTGACCCGCATGGCTGACCGCAGGTCATCCGAAACGCTCAGGAGAGGATGGGCAGAGTTAGTGTCCAGAGTCAACGGACTTGTTACTatggaaacagagaaacagacatacagtgcattcgaaaaatattcagaccccttgattttttccacattttgccacGTTGAATAGTTTTTCTTTATCAAtgaacacacaataccccataacgacaaaacgaaaacaggtttagaaattttagcaaatatattaaaaataaaaaattccttatttacaaatatttagaccctttgcttttagactcggaattgagctgaggtgcctcctgtttccatttgatcacccttgagatgtttctacaacttgggagtccacctgcggtaaattcaattggttgtacatgatttggaaaggcacacacctgtctatataaaggtcccaaagttgacagtgcttttcagagcaaaaaccaagccatgaggtcaaaggaattgtccatagagctcagagacaggattgtgtagaggcacagatctcgAAGCGTaccaaaaacattctgcagcattgaaagtccccaagaacacagaggcctctatcattcttaaatggattaagtttggaaccaccaagactcttctccgagctggccgcccggccaaactgagcaatcgggggagaagggccttggtcaaggaagtgaccaagaacccgatggtcactctgacagagctccaaagttcctctgtggagatgggagaaccttccagaaggacaaccatctctgcagcactccaccaatcaggcctttatggtagtggccagacggggggggggggggttaattcagttgcattttttggggggaaaaccctgtttttgctttgtccttatggggtattgtgtgtagaggaTAAAACACTATTTGATCAAttttaaaatgtggaaaaagtaaacgggactgaatactttcagaatgcactgtacgaAGCAGAGAGGGAAACAAATATATGAATGAATAAACAGCCTGAATTCCTCCCATCTCAAATATATTGGTTGAAGGTTTGGCCTGTGCACTCACAGAGCTCTCTCTTGAGTTCAGTGAGACAGCGCAGTGTCTCGGTGATGAACTCTCTGTACTTGCTCTCGATATCCTCCATAATATACTTCCTGTCCAGGCTGAGGGAGTCAGGAGTGAACTGGGGACAGTTAAGGTCCGCAAGCAGCCTGTTAAACAGAGCACAGCAGGTTAGACATAAATCACACACAATATCATACTAACGAGTGCCTATTTTTTATTTACCTTGAGTCATCAGATTGAAATGCCTGTGGACAGAACAAAAGAAAAGGAGTCAAGGACTGTTTTAAGACTTAAAATGCACTGTTATAACACAAaactgttaaagggatagtttgggattttggcaatgaagaccTTTATCTACTTCTCCAGAGTCTCCGGGGTtaatagataaagggcctcatgtTCAAAATCCCAAACTATTCCTTTAATAAAGTTAATCAAATTTTCCATCTCAAGAAAATAGACATTCGTTGACGGTAATGAATTGAAGCACAAAGCCTTTAATGCCATCGTACAAATCCTGCACAAATGGCCCTGTCAATCTCCCCCAGATGGACAGGGAGGTAAACAGATTAGTTTAAATCCTCCGTTATGTAGTGTACAACATATGCTGTctcataaataaatacagtaggtggTTAAAACATTGCAGTACAGTACAAAGGTGAATGTTGAGATTTAGAATGATTACCAGAATAGTGACGTACTGTATAATCCAATGGTTTGAGATGATGGCTTTGATCTATTTGGTTTGTTGGACATTACTCAAAGGTTGTGTCTAACGCACAGAGAATAACTGCCTGAAATGGTTACTGTGAGGTTGGATATGTATCGCCATATTGCAAAACTGACTCTGGAGTGGTCACAAATAATCCCATGGAACTTGCCCCAGAACTAGGAGTGTTAACTAGCCTGGCTGAATTCCCAAACTGGCTCCTCTTACTACCATGGTCCCCAAATCATCCCCAGATACCAATAGGCTCCTTCAAACCCCCTCTCTGATCATACTGGTACCTGGTAAAAGGGTTATTAATAAACATTTCACCCAGATGAGCAGGAAGGGGTCTGTCTCCTCCAGCAAGGAGCCCAGGTAGTGGTGGATGTCCTGGGTCTGGCTCAGGTCCTCTCTAACCCTGCTGCAGTTGTTCT encodes:
- the LOC106569445 gene encoding E3 ubiquitin/ISG15 ligase TRIM25 isoform X2, which produces MASLEEELTCSVCRDVFSQAQPLPCGHSFCPACVRDAWGHGEAGVRGRFTCAQCQEEQGVVACDCCPPVGDGDQSGNAAAVKTCLRCEVSLCAEHLKPHLERPAFKTHLLVEPLGDLSHRRCPAHEEMFRYYCADERVYVCADCLLEGGHAQHRVKGLRKVQEDLKVILQSLLQKADEKLNKGEQILQEHRNTDRTITDLSAADDSQVERMGIALQLQVERLVLALRESTRKERQQAVERLQNNCSRVREDLSQTQDIHHYLGSLLEETDPFLLIWAFQSDDSRLLADLNCPQFTPDSLSLDRKYIMEDIESKYREFITETLRCLTELKRELLTSPLTLDTNSAHPLLSVSDDLRSAMRVKQRLPCATHPDRFDHWAQVLTVQTFSSGTHYWEVEAEGFWDIAVSYRSIGRKGKEGTAFGNNKMSWSLTQQHDRKLAAWHNRRKTRLSSRMSGNRVGVALDYGVGTITFSEVGPSNTLTHLHTFSTSFNQPVCLGFGLYKAELHSRISIVRV
- the LOC106569445 gene encoding E3 ubiquitin/ISG15 ligase TRIM25 isoform X1 produces the protein MTSIVPFPFCVPVDKTVVMASLEEELTCSVCRDVFSQAQPLPCGHSFCPACVRDAWGHGEAGVRGRFTCAQCQEEQGVVACDCCPPVGDGDQSGNAAAVKTCLRCEVSLCAEHLKPHLERPAFKTHLLVEPLGDLSHRRCPAHEEMFRYYCADERVYVCADCLLEGGHAQHRVKGLRKVQEDLKVILQSLLQKADEKLNKGEQILQEHRNTDRTITDLSAADDSQVERMGIALQLQVERLVLALRESTRKERQQAVERLQNNCSRVREDLSQTQDIHHYLGSLLEETDPFLLIWAFQSDDSRLLADLNCPQFTPDSLSLDRKYIMEDIESKYREFITETLRCLTELKRELLTSPLTLDTNSAHPLLSVSDDLRSAMRVKQRLPCATHPDRFDHWAQVLTVQTFSSGTHYWEVEAEGFWDIAVSYRSIGRKGKEGTAFGNNKMSWSLTQQHDRKLAAWHNRRKTRLSSRMSGNRVGVALDYGVGTITFSEVGPSNTLTHLHTFSTSFNQPVCLGFGLYKAELHSRISIVRV